One segment of Chionomys nivalis chromosome 1, mChiNiv1.1, whole genome shotgun sequence DNA contains the following:
- the Clec1b gene encoding C-type lectin domain family 1 member B, translating to MQDEDGYITLNIKPRKPTLSSADSASSWWRVMTLILLISSMGLVVGLVALGIMSVTQQKYLLADKESLSATLQQLAKKVCQELIKQSELKTKNTFEHKCSPCATKWRYHGDSCYGFFRRNLTWDESKQYCTEQNATLVKAASQKTVEYITSRITSARWIGLSRQNSDKDWMWEDSSIFPKNMIDLSGNTRENMNCAYLYNGKIHPASCEDRNYLMCERKAGLTRVDQLL from the exons ATGCAGGATGAAGATGGATATATCACTTTAAACATTAAGCCCCGAAAGCCAACTCTCAGCTCAG CTGACTCTGCTTCTTCTTGGTGGCGTGTGATGACTTTAATTCTGCTGATCTCATCCATGGGGCTGGTTGTTGGGCTCGTGGCTCTGGGCATCATGT CAGTCACACAGCAAAAGTACCTGCTAGCTGACAAGGAAAGTCTCTCGGCCACTCTGCAACAACTGGCCAAGAAAGTCTGCCAAGAATTGATTAAACAATCAGAGCTCAAGACAAAGAACACGTTCG AACACAAGTGCAGCCCCTGTGCCACAAAGTGGAGATACCATGGAGACAGCTGTTATGGGTTTTTTAGACGTAACCTAACGTGGGACGAGAGCAAGCAGTATTGTACTGAGCAGAATGCAACGCTTGTGAAGGCTGCCAGCCAGAAGACTGTG GAATACATCACAAGCAGGATCACTTCAGCCCGTTGGATTGGATTATCACGCCAGAACTCTGATAAGGACTGGATGTGGGAAGATAGCTCAATTTTTCCCAAGAATAT GATTGATCTTTCTGGGAATACAAGAGAAAACATGAATTGTGCTTATCTTTATAATGGGAAAATCCATCCAGCTTCCTGTGAGGACAGAAATTATTTAATGTGTGAGAGGAAGGCTGGCCTGACAAGAGTGGACCAACTGCTTTAA
- the Clec12b gene encoding C-type lectin domain family 12 member B isoform X2, which translates to MSDEVTYATLMLQDSARVGSHQDGNNLRREGHPAQFSIWRGAALSLMTLCLLLVTGLVILGIMFLQMSNDINSGSEKLSQLQKIIHPQQNNLSEPLNISMKNPTEKSLQSQISALLERQGQMATKLCKEFLIHTSDHKCNPCPKTWQWHGNSCYYFTIHEEKSWSDSRKDCTDKNATLVKIDSIKERDFLQTQPSLTLSFFWLGLSWNSTGRHWLWEDGSSPSPTLAEIYWICEKTASLVKTEDLD; encoded by the exons ATGTCTGATGAAGTGACCTATGCAACGCTTATGCTTCAGGACTCCGCGAGAGTGGGCAGTCATCAGGATGGAAATAACCTAAGAAGAGAAG GACACCCAGCTCAATTCTCTATTTGGCGAGGAGCTGCCTTGAGCCTGATGACACTCTGCCTGTTGCTGGTGACGGGACTGGTGATCTTGGGGATTATGT TTTTGCAGATGTCTAATGATATTAACTCAGGTTCAGAGAAGTTAAGTCAACTTCAGAAAATCATCCACCCACAGCAGAACAATCTGTCTGAGCCACTGAACATCTCTATGAAGAATCCCACAGAgaaatctctccagtcccagatctCTGCCCTCCTagagaggcagggacagatggCTACCAAGCTCTGCAAGGAATTCCTCATCCACACTTCTG accATAAGTGCAATCCTTGTCCTAAGACATGGCAATGGCATGGAAACAGTTGCTACTATTTCACAATTCATGAGGAGAAATCCTGGAGTGACAGCAGAAAGGACTGTACAGACAAGAATGCCACTCTGGTGAAGATTGACAGCATCAAAGAAAGG gaTTTTCTTCAGACACAGCCATCACTCACTCTCTCGTTCTTCTGGCTgggattgtcctggaactcaactggCAGGCACTGGTTATGGGAAGATGGATCATCTCCCTCTCCAACCCT